A stretch of the Balneolales bacterium ANBcel1 genome encodes the following:
- the flgN gene encoding flagellar export chaperone FlgN: MTQEQSGRFPIHTMSDRVRALDKVCRELSSVMTEQLKAVVTSDAERVMQLTERNAEVQLDFQEAEQAFINEMQNLAFRPAKDEGPVTLERLKQMYPGYGGFIDDWKKQITANLDKLQKQQEQLVQLIEFAQQQNSDLMRSVYHARNGKNVHYHHNGRTSDVQSGIAVNQKG; this comes from the coding sequence ATGACACAAGAGCAATCAGGTCGGTTCCCCATTCACACCATGTCGGACCGAGTCCGTGCCCTCGATAAAGTCTGCCGGGAACTGTCGTCGGTGATGACCGAGCAGCTCAAGGCTGTAGTCACCTCCGATGCCGAGAGGGTCATGCAGCTGACGGAGAGAAATGCGGAGGTACAGCTGGATTTTCAGGAGGCCGAGCAGGCTTTCATCAACGAAATGCAGAATCTGGCGTTTCGCCCGGCAAAAGATGAGGGTCCGGTGACATTGGAGCGGCTCAAGCAGATGTACCCCGGATACGGCGGGTTTATTGACGACTGGAAAAAACAGATCACCGCAAACCTGGATAAACTGCAGAAGCAACAGGAGCAGCTTGTTCAGCTTATCGAGTTCGCCCAGCAGCAGAATTCCGATCTGATGCGTTCGGTTTACCATGCGCGGAACGGCAAGAATGTCCACTATCATCACAACGGCCGGACTTCCGATGTGCAGTCGGGCATCGCCGTGAACCAGAAAGGGTGA
- a CDS encoding flagellar basal body P-ring protein FlgI: MNRNSYLSVSQNKSGRVTRNGTLLMAVVMVAFSVWTPGGLQAQTRLSDLVEVQHANRKELIGYGLVTGLDRTGDRTLSSRGAVFTVQSIANMLENFGITVDADRLRTRNVAAVMVTASIGPYHAPGSEIDVTVSSLGDASSLQGGVLLQTPLFDPDNEEVFAKAQGPLIVGGITAETPGARITRNQTLTATVPGGGIVERNTRFSHNVEAPLGLVLRNPNHTNARRIAEEINSVFDEDLAEMQHPGLVYVQWPEAFRDPGNMNLFTSIVMEQEIAVDTPARVVINERTGTIVAGGNVIIDEVMIAHGNIQIRTQVRPFIVQPPPFTQGEAIVEEIHEVGISEQAAQTMLLEPETTVEQLSGSLNALGLSPRDIIAIFQALDRAGSLRGKLIVM, translated from the coding sequence ATGAATCGCAATTCATATTTATCGGTTTCACAGAACAAGTCGGGTCGGGTGACCCGCAACGGCACCCTTCTGATGGCGGTCGTGATGGTGGCCTTTTCCGTATGGACGCCGGGCGGCCTGCAGGCGCAAACCCGCCTGAGCGATTTGGTTGAAGTCCAGCACGCCAACCGGAAAGAGCTGATCGGCTACGGCCTGGTTACAGGCCTGGATCGTACCGGCGACCGCACCCTCAGCAGCCGGGGCGCGGTTTTCACGGTTCAGTCCATTGCCAACATGCTGGAGAATTTCGGTATTACGGTGGATGCCGACCGGCTCCGCACCCGCAACGTAGCCGCAGTGATGGTTACCGCTTCCATCGGACCCTATCACGCCCCCGGCAGTGAAATTGATGTGACCGTATCCTCCCTGGGCGATGCCAGCAGCCTGCAGGGCGGAGTGCTTCTGCAGACACCGCTTTTCGATCCCGATAATGAGGAGGTCTTTGCCAAGGCCCAGGGTCCGCTGATCGTGGGTGGCATCACCGCGGAGACCCCCGGCGCAAGAATTACAAGAAACCAGACCCTCACCGCGACAGTGCCGGGCGGCGGGATTGTGGAGCGAAACACCAGGTTTTCGCACAACGTTGAGGCGCCGCTCGGACTCGTACTCCGGAATCCCAACCATACCAACGCTCGCCGGATTGCAGAGGAGATCAACTCGGTGTTTGATGAAGACCTGGCCGAAATGCAGCATCCCGGGCTGGTTTATGTGCAGTGGCCCGAAGCGTTTCGCGATCCCGGCAACATGAACCTGTTCACCAGCATTGTGATGGAGCAGGAGATTGCGGTGGATACCCCGGCGCGGGTGGTGATCAATGAGCGAACCGGCACCATTGTGGCCGGAGGCAATGTGATCATCGATGAAGTGATGATCGCCCACGGCAACATCCAGATCCGCACGCAGGTGAGGCCGTTTATTGTACAGCCACCGCCTTTCACCCAGGGTGAGGCCATTGTCGAAGAGATTCACGAGGTGGGGATCAGCGAACAGGCGGCGCAGACGATGCTGCTTGAGCCGGAAACCACCGTCGAACAGCTTTCCGGTTCTCTCAATGCGCTGGGACTCAGTCCGCGGGACATTATCGCCATCTTCCAGGCACTGGATCGGGCGGGGTCGCTGCGGGGCAAGCTGATTGTAATGTAA